The Benincasa hispida cultivar B227 chromosome 9, ASM972705v1, whole genome shotgun sequence genome has a segment encoding these proteins:
- the LOC120084663 gene encoding uncharacterized protein LOC120084663 has protein sequence MPTYVKFFKDILTKKRRVNEKEVIALTQECNALVSNSLPKKQKDPGSFTVPCSIEGLDVGHVLCDLEASINLMPLSIFKKLGIGETQPTSVTLQLADRTIKYPEGKIEDVLVKVDNLIFPADFIILDYEVDREVPIILGCPFLATGKGLIDVHKGELTMRVDNEEVRFNVLNALKFPDSEDCQLNSIELPEEETHVCEVLHWRKTRKNQRHQV, from the coding sequence ATGCCAAcatatgtcaaattttttaaggatattttgaCGAAGAAGAGAAGAGTCAATGAGAAGGAAGTAATAGCACTAACGCAGGAGTGTAACGCATTAGTAAGCAACAGTCTACCAAAGAAGCAGAAGGACCCTGGGAGTTTCACAGTTCCTTGTTCGATAGAAGGATTGGATGTGGGTCATGTGTTGTGCGATCTAGAAGCCAGCATTAATCTCATgccactttcaatttttaagaaattggggATTGGCGAAACACAACCTACTTCTGTTACTCTTCAGCTCGCTGACAGAACAATTAAGTACCCAGAAGGGAAGATTGAAGACGTTTTGGTGAAGGTTGATAATCTCATATTCCCAGCAGACTTTATTATCTTGGACTATGAAGTAGATAGGGAGGTACCAATTATCCTTGGATGCCCCTTCTTAGCTACTGGGAAAGGTTTAATTGACGTGCATAAAGGCGAATTAACTATGCGCGTGGACAATGAAGAGGTGAGGTTTAATGTGCTCAACGCATTAAAGTTCCCAGATAGtgaagattgtcaactcaatagTATTGAGTTGCCTGAAGAAGAGACTCATGTATGTGAGGTCCTCCATTGGAGGAAAACTCGAAAGAATCAGAGACaccaagtctga